In Helianthus annuus cultivar XRQ/B chromosome 9, HanXRQr2.0-SUNRISE, whole genome shotgun sequence, the following are encoded in one genomic region:
- the LOC110875898 gene encoding 3-ketoacyl-CoA synthase 9, with amino-acid sequence MATTSHHHSADHGGATIQTPPPPLPNFLNSVKLKYVKLGYHYLMSHFLILSLLPLITITTLHLSRLTLDDVENLYIHLQYNLITFTALSGLIALASTAYLMSRPRTIFLVDYSCYRAPDHLTVQFDRFMARSKQYGEFNESALDFQRKILERSGLGEETYLPAALHKLPPAPSMAAARQEAEDVMFGALENLFKVTRISGKDVGILVVNCSLFNPTPSLCSMIVNKYKLRGNIKTFNLGGMGCSAGVVAIDLAKDMLQVHRNCYAVVVSMENITQNWYFGNRKSMLIPNCLFRVGGAAILLSNKPSDKRRAKYKLLHTVRTHCGSDDTAYKCVYQQQDETGKVGVSLSKDLMAIAGGALKANITTLGPLVLPISEQLLFFASLIMRKITDSKTKPYIPDFKLAFDHFCIHAGGRAVIDELEKNLQLSEEHVEPSRMTLYRFGNTSSSSIWYELAYTEAKGRVKKGNRVWQIAFGSGFKCNSAVWEAVRAVKPSESNPWADCIHKFPIEISV; translated from the exons ATGGCCACCACTTCCCACCACCACTCCGCCGATCACGGCGGCGCCACCATAcaaactccaccaccaccacttcccaATTTCCTCAATAGTGTCAAACTAAAATACGTCAAACTAGGATACCACTACCTCATGTCCCATTTCCTCATCCTTTCTCTCCTCCCtctcatcaccatcaccaccctcCACCTCTCTCGGCTAACCCTCGACGACGTCGAAAACCTCTACATCCACCTCCAATACAACCTCATCACCTTCACCGCCTTATCCGGCCTCATCGCACTCGCATCAACCGCATATCTCATGTCCCGACCCCGAACCATTTTCCTTGTGGACTACTCTTGCTACCGCGCCCCAGACCACCTAACCGTCCAATTCGACCGCTTCATGGCGCGCTCTAAACAATACGGCGAGTTCAACGAATCCGCCCTGGACTTCCAACGGAAGATCCTGGAGCGGTCTGGGCTCGGCGAGGAGACTTATCTCCCCGCCGCGCTACATAAATTACCGCCAGCACCGTCTATGGCTGCAGCGAGACAAGAAGCGGAGGATGTTATGTTTGGAGCGTTGGAAAATCTGTTTAAGGTTACGAGAATAAGTGGGAAAGATGTTGGGATTTTGGTGGTGAATTGTAGTCTATTTAATCCGACTCCTTCTTTGTGTTCGATGATTGTGAATAAGTATAAACTGAGGGGGAATATTAAGACGTTTAATCTTGGTGGAATGGGGTGTAGTGCTGGGGTGGTTGCGATTGATCTTGCTAAAGATATGTTGCAAGTGCACCGGAATTGTTATGCGGTTGTTGTTAGTATGGAGAACATTACTCAGAACTG GTACTTTGGAAACAGGAAATCAATGCTTATCCCTAACTGCCTATTCCGAGTCGGGGGTGCGGCTATCCTATTATCAAACAAGCCCAGCGATAAACGCCGGGCCAAATACAAGCTCCTTCACACCGTCCGAACCCATTGTGGTTCGGACGACACCGCATACAAGTGCGTCTACCAACAACAAGACGAAACTGGAAAAGTCGGCGTCTCACTTTCCAAAGACCTAATGGCAATCGCGGGGGGCGCATTAAAAGCCAACATCACCACCCTAGGCCCGCTCGTGCTTCCGATAAGCGAACAACTTTTATTCTTCGCCTCCCTAATCATGCGAAAAATAACCGACTCGAAAACAAAACCCTACATTCCCGATTTCAAGCTTGCGTTCGACCACTTCTGCATTCATGCAGGCGGGCGGGCCGTGATTGACGAGCTGGAGAAGAACTTACAGTTGTCCGAGGAACATGTCGAGCCGTCAAGGATGACGTTATATAGGTTTGGGAATACATCATCGAGCTCGATTTGGTATGAGTTGGCTTACACGGAGGCTAAAGGGCGCGTTAAGAAAGGTAACCGCGTTTGGCAAATAGCTTTCGGTAGTGGCTTCAAGTGTAACAGCGCTGTTTGGGAAGCCGTTCGAGCCGTGAAGCCGTCCGAGAGTAATCCGTGGGCTGATTGCATACATAAGTTCCCGATTGAAATAAGTGTTTGA
- the LOC110875899 gene encoding uncharacterized protein LOC110875899: MNHGGNHNGPPPGGNHNGPPPGGNHNGPPPGNNVNPPVSIHGWLAHFQKQKPKSFSTATTPVEAENWIAHIEKLFEVLGVDDVFKVRLATYKLEDDAHRWWKILKSSHGRDNYAATLSWEEFRSLFYQQYFTDADRSEYLREYSSIMQRNDEPIIEFKNRFCRLLSFLGPAAGTTEQQTNTFKWAICDRDRKFILNLRFNDINEIVDVVKNLDNDKKHRQKAFDDNRKRPRENNQDHSSFRAGNNQSLAPRDRKHRSDKNFKNQSRNGRNRNQNHKPAQNQAQQNQTPIRAQQSNRDPPCATCGKPHKVICRRAEGLCFKCGDAGHMIKACPQLAPKANTGGNARPTVGGRVFALIADDVANALGTVSDYLRIGERDIYALFDTGATHSVLSRHNVSIECQTRCILFGNPHRPKFIYQGTQPRKPLKIISAFKAQKFLSHGCVAFLASIKATSSNEPNISDYPIVCEFPGVFPEELPGLPPDHEVEFTIDLIPGAEPISKAPYRMAPLELKELKE; encoded by the exons ATGAATCATGGAGGTAACCATAACGGACCACCACCAGGAGGTAACCATAATGGACCACCACCAGGAGGTAACCACAATGGGCCACCTCCCGGAAATAATGTTAACCCTCCTGTTAGCATCCATGGATGGCTTGCACACTTCCAAAAACAAAAGCCGAAATCATTTAGTACTGCTACTACACCAGTTGAGGCGGAAAACTGGATCGCTCATATCGAGAAATTGTTTGAAGTGTTGGGCGTTGATGATGTGTTCAAAGTCAGGCTTGCTACTTATAAATTGGAGGACGATGCTCATAGGTGGTGGAAGATCTTGAAAAGTTCTCATGGAAGAGATAATTACGCAGCTACACTCTCATGGGAGGAGTTTCGCTCATTATTTTATCAGCAGTATTTCACTGATGCTGATCGTAGTGAATATCTGAGAGAGTATTCATCCATCATGCAGAGAAATGATGAGCCTATTATAGAATTTAAGAATCGTTTCTGTCGCTTGCTTAGTTTTCTAGGCCCCGCTGCTGGCACAACAGAGCAGCAGACGAACACTTTTAAATGGGCTATATGTGACCGGGATAGGAAGTTTATCCTAAATCTTCGTTTCAATGACATTAATGAGATTGTTGATGTGGTTAAGAACTTGGATAATGATAAGAAGCATCGTCAGAAGGCGTTTGATGATAACCGCAAACGCCCAAGGGAAAATAATCAGGATCACTCTTCTTTTCGCGCTGGAAACAATCAGTCCTTGGCACCCCGAGACCGTAAACATCGCTCTGATAAGAATTTCAAAAATCAGTCACGAAATGGGAggaatcgaaatcaaaatcataAGCCTGCACAGAATCAAGCACAACAAAATCAGACCCCCATTAGAGCACAACAATCGAATCGTGATCCTCCTTGCGCCACTTGCGGGAAACCTCACAAAGTTATTTGTCGCCGAGCTGAAGGCctttgtttcaaatgtggagatgCAGGACACATGATTAAAGCTTGCCCTCAGCTTGCCCCTAAAGCCAATACCGGGGGTAATGCTAGACCTACTGTGGGAGGACGTGTGTTCGCGCTGATAGCTGATGACGTAGCAAATGCTCTAGGTACGGTTTCCGATTATTTACGCATTGGTGAACGTGATATCTATGccttgtttgatactggtgcaaCACATTCGGTG CTCTCTCGGCATAACGTCTCGATTGAATGTCAGACTCGTTGCATTCTTTTTGGAAATCCTCACCGTCCTAAATTCATTTATCAAGGGACTCAACCTCGTAAGCCATTGAAAATAATCTCTGCATTTAAGGCCCAAAAGTTTCTTTCACACGGGTGTGTAGCATTCCTGGCTTCGATAAAAGCTACGTCGTCGAATGAGCCCAACATCTCTGATTATCCAATTGTCTGTGAGTTTCCTGGTGTCtttcctgaagagctacctggaCTCCCACCAGATCACGAAGTGGAGTTCACTATTGATCTGATTCCTGGTGCCGAACCGATTTCTAAAGCACCGTACCGCATGGCGCCTCTAGAGCTCAAGGAGCTCAAAGAGTAG